The sequence below is a genomic window from Salinispira pacifica.
ACGCATCCTTTGCTCAGGCGTTTTCAGCAGCAGCCTTCACATCCTGCAGATCCTTCCGGAATGCAGCTGAGGTGTCTTTCCGGATTTTGCCGCCAAGCAGTGCACTCATCAGTTTGGACATGAAATTCACCGGTGTGGCTGTGAATTCGATGCCAAGATCGCTGTGCTCCTTGTGGGCATGAATTGTCCAGCGGGACACATACACGGTGCCGTTGCTTTCCGCTCTGGTATTGATATACAGCGGCTTTTTTGCATCGGTAATCCACATAACTTCTTCTGCGGTTTTACCGTTGAATTTTCGCGTTTCTTTCCATTTCAGGCCCACACCGTCTTGAGAACCCTGTTCCAATACTTCTATACCTTCCACAGCAGAGATCACCTCATGCTTTTTTTCTATGTGTGAAATGATTTCCCAGACTTTTTCCGCTTGTGCTTGTATGCGCACACTAACTGATAACTGCATGCATCCTCCTTCAGGATCTGCCGGTCCGCAAATTCGATCTGTCTTCAACGAACCTGTGAGAGTATAGGGTATAACGAATCTTTGTACTTCCGTCTGCCCACCATAATTATGATATTTTTGCAGTCCCGGGTCAAAAACTCCGGGGTTCAGCCCTCTCTAACGCCTTCGAACCGCGATTCTTGCATTCCCGGTTCGGGTTTTCTATGCTGATACATATGAGTAAAGCTTCCTCCACGTCATCAAAATCTGAAAAAACGGATACCACCTCAGCCCCCGCCGGCGAGACTCACAGGGTATTTAATCAACCCGGTCCCCTGGATCCCTACAATGCATACCGTGCGGACACTCCACTTCAGGAGTGGGTGCAGCGCTTCTCAGCCCGGTGGTTTGAGGGAGAACTTCATGACTACGGGGCCAGAGTCGGCGGCGATCTGGTGCAGGCCGGTTTTCATGCAAACAGCAATCCGCCGGTGTTTCACTCCCATGACAGGTTCGGGCACAGAATCGATGAGGTAAGGTATCATGATTCATACCATGAGCTGATGAAGACGGCGATCGAAGCCATGCATCCCGCTCTGCCCTGGGCAAAGCCCCAACCGGGGTCCCATGTGGCCCGGGCCGCTCTGGCCTACCTTCACACCCAGGCCGATCCAGGTTCCGGCTGCCCCTTGACCATGACCTTCGCCTCGGTGCCCGCATTAAAACATCAGCCGGATATCGCGTCCCTCTGGCTCCCGAAAATCACTGCCCCTCATTACAACCCGGATAACATCCCCTATTTCGAAAAGAGCGGGGTAACCATCGGTATGGCCATGACGGAAAAACAGGGGGGAAGCGACGTTCAGGCCAACACCACCACCGCCCGTCCCCTGGGGGGTGAAGGAGGCGGAAAGGAGTACGCCGTTACCGGTCATAAGTGGTTCTGCAGCGCTCCCATGTGCGATGCCTTCATGGTGCTGGCTCACACCCCGGCATCCCGGGAATCCGGGAGCGCCGGTTCAGGTCGGGGCACTCTCTCCTGTTTTCTCATGCCCCGCTGGAAGCCAGACGGAAGCAAAAACTCAATGTTTTTCCAGCGAATCAAGAACAAGATGGGGAATGTCTCCAATGCTTCCGGCGAAGTGGAATTCCGGGACGCCTTTGCCTGGATGATCGGCGAACCGGGACGGGGGGTGCCCACCATCATCCAGATGGTATCCATGACCCGCTTCGACTGCATGATCGGTTCTGCGGCCATTATGCGGCAGGCCCTCTCCCAGGCGTTTCATCATACCGCAGGTCGGAACGCCTTCGGCAGAAATCTCCACCAACAGCCTCTCATGCGGAACGTACTGGCGGATCTTGCAGTTGAAAGCGAAGCGGCGCTGGCCGTCACCATGCGCTGCGCCCACAGCCTGGACCTGCAGCAGTCGGGAGAGATGTCCCCCCGGGAGAAAAAGTACGCCCGGCTGGCCACAGCCCTGGGCAAGTACTGGATCTGTAAACGCAGCGCCGGCTTCACGGCGGAATGCATGGAGAGCATCGGCGGCGTCGGCGTGGTTGAAGATAACATGCTTCCCCGTCTCTACCGGGAAAGTCCGGTCAATGCCATATGGGAGGGCAGCGGCAACATACAGTGTCTGGATGTACTCAGGGCGATCGACCGTGATCCTGAAGTACTTGCCGTATTTCTCGGAGAACTGAAACATCCGATAGGGTATTCGGCAGGTTTTGACAGCTTTCTCAGAGAACTTGAAGAGGAGTTTTCAACTGCGGCAAATACAAAGAGGGAGACGCTGGAACTGAAAGCCCGGTATTTGACGGAGAAACTGGTTCTGGCCTGGCAGGCTTCCACCCTGATCCAGTACGGAGATCCACATGTGGCCGAAGCCTTTGTTGAGTCCCGGATTCACCGGACGCCCATGCAGCAATACGGAACCCTGCCTGGGCATATTGAGCTCCAGCCCATCCTGGACAGGGTGCTGAACCGTGATCAGCCTTAAAGCGGCGGGAAAGGATCCGGAAATACCCGGCAGGGTATTGTGTCTGCCGGCGCAGCAGAAGCTTCGGCGGCGCTCAGCGTTTCAGTTCAAGCTCCACCACCAGATCTTCATCATCCCTGATAAATTTTCCCAGGACCTTTCTGCTGGCTTCGTCAACTTCCGCCAGACTCAAGCCCCATACACGGCCGTCTTTGGACGTTTCGCTCCAGACTGTTTCGCCCCGGATTTCCAGAAGGCTTTCGGATAAATGGGGCTTGCACACGAACAGATCGAAGTGGCCGTTAAGCCGGGGATCCGCCTCCCGGTTGATATTCATCATCAAGCCGTTCAGCGAGATATTCAGCAGTTCGCCGATCTGCTCCCGGTTTTCACCTTCACGCTGGAATATGGGCCAGGAGATATTGCTCCTGGTATGCTTTCTCCGGTTTTCCATATATCAAACTATAGGACCTTCACCGCCGAAGCGCAAACTCCGGCGGTGAACTTGTGTGAAAAAGCCCTGGGTCAGCGCCCTTCGTACGTGGCGGAACCGAAGGCCAGAACGGGATAAAAAATAAACCCCAGGAATATCAGTCCCAGAGCAAAGCCTGTGCCTTTCCCGAATACCTTGGCGAGATCCACCATCAGCATAATGGAAATTACAATATTCACCACCGGTATAAAGAACAGAATAATCCACCAGATGGGACGCTGAACAATTTCAAGCATTACCACGATGTTGTAAATGGGAATAATCACCGCCCATCCCGGTTTGCCAGCCTTGGTGAAGATTTTCCACCCTGCGACTATATAGAACACGGCAACCGCAAGCATCAGAATAAATCCTGCAATGCCGAATTGAGCACCCAATTCTGAAGAATAGGGATCCATAAAACCTCCTCTATGGAAATAATGTGTCTATATTCTAATATATCTGTAGTAATCCTGCCCGGAATTTACCAAATTTTTACTTGTATATACAACTAAGTGTTTGTACATTTTACATACTGTTCGCCGGTACCGGGATTATTTGTCCGGACGCCAATACCCGGAACAGGTAACCGGAGACTACCCCCCGGAACAGAGGAGCTGACCATGAAAAATTACGATGTAATCATTATCGGAACCGGCCAGGCCACGGGCACCATTCTTCCCGGGCTTCTTGAAGAAGGACTGTCCATCGCCACCATTGAATCGGATCGGGTGGGCGGAAGCTGCGTGAACTGGGGCTGCACCCCGACCAAAACCCTGATCGCCAGTTCCCGTGCCGCTCATATGATCAGCAGAGGCGAAGAGTTCGGCATATCCCCCGGAGAAAGGACCACAAATTTTTCCCGTGTGATGGAACGGGTGAACGGTATCCGAATGCCCGCAACCAGCGGTTTTCAGGAATGGCTGGAAGAGAGCACGGATTTTTATCCCGGGGAGGCCCGGTTCATTGACCCCCACACTGTTGGAGTGAACGGTGAACAGATTTCCGGCAGCGAGATTCTCATTCACACCGGCACCCGCGCCCGGATTCCGGACATCCCCGGACTGAAGGATGTACACTGGGTGGACAACAAAGGGATTCTTGACCTGAAGACCCTTCCCCGGCACCTCCTTGTTCTGGGAGGGTCGTACATCGGCGTTGAGTTTGCCCAGGCTTTCCGCCGTCTGGGGAGCAGGGTGACCATTGTGCAGCACGGAGAACGGCTGGTTCCCAAAGAAGATCCGGATATCAGCGGGGAATTGCAGAGCGTACTTGAATCTGAAGGCATACGCATACTCACCGGCACCGAGGCCCTCTCCGCCGCCCCGGCACAGGATCATGGCCTGGAGCTGAAGGTGCGCAGCCCATCCGGTCAGACTGAAGTTCTCAGCGCAGATACCCTTCTCATCGCCGTGGGCAGACTGCCCAACAGCGACTCGTTGAACCTGAAGGCTGCGGGTGTCAGCAGCGATGACCGGGGGTATATCAGCGTCGATGATTCCTGCCGTACCTCCGTGCCCCATATTTTTGCTCTGGGAGATGTAAACGGCAGAGGCGCGTTCACCCATACTTCGGTTCATGACGGACAGGTGTATCTGTCCCGCCGGGCAGGGGGCGATAAACGCATTGGGGACCGTACGCTGATTTACGCTTTATACAGCGATCCTCCCGTGGCCAGGGTCGGCCTGAACGAATCCATGGCCCGGGCCCGGGGAATTTCCTACCGGGTTGCCGGCATGCCCATGAAGAATATCGCCCGGGCAAAGGAACGGGATGAAACGTCGGGCAAAATCACCATTCTGGTGGATCCGGGCGACAACAGTATTCTCGGAGCGACGGTGTTCGGCGTGGGAGGGGATGAAATCATTTCCATGCTGGCCCTGGCAGTTCAGGCAAAGCTCCCCTACTCGGTCCTTCAAAATACGGTATTTCCCCACCCCACGGTGGCGGAACTGATCCCGTTTATGTTCGACAGCTTGAGCGAAGTAATATCTCCGTGAACAGCCGGCGGAACGGAAGGCATTATTCAGCATTTTTGCATATTCTCCCCGTCATTCGTTATAGTTAATGTGAGGAGTTAATGATGGAAACTGTCAGAAATTCCCTGGCCCTGGTGGCGGGTGGTACCGGATATGTGGGAGAGGGCATTGTAAAAAGCCTTCTTGATAGAGGTGCGCGGGTTGTAGTTCCGTTCCGGAACGCCGAAAAGGCGGACAGGCTCCGAGCGGCGGTTTCACCGCCCCTTCTGGACGGCCTGGATTTGCAGCACACGGTAATCACCGACCAGGACTCCATGGAACATCTCATGAGCTATATTATCGAGACCTATGGCCGCCTCGATATTGCCGTGGCTTCACTGGGCGGATGGTATTACGGCTACAGCCTCCACCGCATGCCCATGGAAGACTGGCAGGCCCTGCTCACCAATAACCTCAACTCCCATTTCATGTTCATGAAACCGGTAATGGAATATTTCTACAAGGTGAACGGCGGCGAATACGTCATGATCAACGGCTCGGCCAGCGAAAAACCGGTACCCGAATCGGGCGTTATTTCTGTGCTGGCAGGGGCTCAGAAGATGATGGGCCAGGTTCTCAGGGAGGAAGCCCACGGGACGGGCATCCAGGTTTCCACCCTCATACCCACCCAGCCGGTGAAAACCCGGGAGAGAATGGTGGATAATATGGAGAGCTGGTTCAGCGCAGAAGAGCTGGGTCAGTTCATCTGCGACATTGTTGAAGGATCCCGGCCCCGGCAGGATTCGGGAGTGTATTACCTATGATTCTCAGACAGGAAGAAATTCAGCTGGCACCCCACCCAAGAGGATGCCATCTGGTTACCCGGGATATCCTCCAGAGACTTGAATGGATGAGCGAATTCTCACAAGGACTGCTGCATCTGCATATCGCACACACATCCGCATCTCTGGTGATCAACGAAAACGCAGATCCGGAGGTTCGGGTGGATCTGGAATCCATCCTGAACCATCTGGTTCCCGGAGACCTTCCATTTCTCACCCACACCTATGAGGGTGCGGACGATATGCCCGCCCATGCCAAGGCCGCCCTTCTGGGTTCCTCGGTGGAGATCCCCCTGAACGGAGGCCGCCCCCTGCTGGGAACCTGGCAGGGCATTTACCTCTGCGAACACCGCAACCGGGGCGGCAGACGGAAAATCATTGCCACCGCATGGGGCGAACCCCGGGTCCGTTAGCAGCTCCATACAACCAAATACCTCTGCTTCCAGGCCGGCTTACTCCCCCTGCTCTTCAGCGGCGGACAAAAGCTGATCGCTGAAGAACGCTCCGGTCTCCATGCGCAGTCTCCGGGCAAAATCAAAAGGGTCCACTTCTCCAAGCATCCCCAGCCAGCGGACAACCGGAGCATACATATACAGTGCGGTGAACTGCTGATGTGTTGTTCCGGCAATCTCCTGCAGCCCCACCTCTGTGCCATCCTGGGCCTGGACAAAGGGAACCAGATAGCCGTCGTTTATACCTCCGTTCCAGTCCTCGCTGCGGTAAAACAGTGCCGGTATATCCAATTTCGTCCGGGTCAGAGCAAATCCTTCATCGGCGCTGTAGCCGTCCCGCTCCAGAGCGCCGGATGCAACGGGTTCAACCCATGCATCGTAGGCCATCAGGGCGTCCGGCCGGGGGTCGCTCAAGGCAAAATGCACCATGGCTCCTCCGCCGGTGGAATGACCGATAAGCCCCGTACGTTCGATATCCATGCGGTTGCGGAACATGGAAAGCCGTTGGGGCCCTGCATGGGGCATGCCGCTGTTTACCAGAGTAAGCTGATCCAGAAGAAAGGCATTGTCCCGGCTGAATGTTTTCACCAGGCGGTTGGCCTCAAGAATAAAGCTGTCCCGCTGATTCCGGTCCGGCAGTACATCATCCGAAGAGCGCACTATGCGGCCGTCTTCAAAGAGAACCCCTGCACTGCCGTAGCTGTGCTCGGTTGCGGCCACCAGGAACCCCCGGCTGGCAAGCTCTTCTGCAATGTCTGCATGGAGCCCCCGGTATCCCTCCCAGCCGTGGGAAATAAGGATCACCGGCATTGGCCCCGCATCCTCTGCGGGGGTGAGCCCGGAAAAGCTGTTGGATTTCATGAATCGGGTATGGTCCCAGATGAAGGGCGGGAAGCCGTGGGTGTTCACAATGGCCCGGGTGTGCCGGGGGCCGTCGATCATCCAGTCTTCGGGTTTGGGACGCCCGTCGGGCTGTTCGGCGGGATACCAGAGCTGGACGCGGATTTTCCGATGCTGCCGATCTGCTGAATAGGCTTCCATTCTGCTTTCATCCACCAGATCATAGGCAATCGTTCCCACCGGATACGCTCCCGAGGGTTCAGGCAGATTTCGCACAGGCATTGCAACGCCCCAGAGAAACAGGACGCCCACGGCTATCAGGGAAGCGGCGGCGATGACCGCTGTCATTACGATTTTTTTCACACTCAATTTCTTCACATTCTGACTCTTCACGTATAATTCCTTCGAAAGCTGTATATTCCTGTGTTCCACGTTATTCGCTGTCGTTTCCGTGTGTGTATTCTATGTGAGATATTTCTGTTATGAAATACCATATCACCGGGAGAGCTGACCGGACAGGTAATTCGGTTTCCCGGCTATTTCTGAAGCATATTCAGGGTTCGCACAAAACTGATAAACGCTCCAATGATGGTGAGAGCGGCCATAAGATACGCAAGAAGCTGAAAGCTTCCGGGAAACAGCATCATCAACGTGAAAAACACAATGGTTTCAAACCCTTCGATCAATCCCCGGGGCATAATCATGGATGTGCTGCCCCGGTTTTGATCTCTGTTACGCAGTTTTTCAAGGAGTGCGGAACCGGACATCCACACTGCCGCATTCAGATAAAAACTTCCCAGGAGAACCGCGGCTGCCAGAAATCCTTCGGGAGTATCCAGCTGCAGAGCCAGTGCGATGGGAATTCCGCTGTATATGAGAAAATCCGCAATAATATCAATGAATCCGCCGGCATCGCTCTGCTTGCCATACCTTCTTGCAACCAGTCCGTCCAGCCCGTCCAGAATTCGGTTTGCTGCCCAGAATGCCAGTGCGCTGACGGGGTGTCCCGCGACAAGGAAGTACAACGCGGCCAGTCCGGCGGCCAGGGAAAATATGGTGATGCTGATGGGATGAACGTGTCGGAACGGAGCTGTTCCCAGGGACAGTATGCGGTCTTTCACTTCCCGAAGTTCCCTGTCAAACATTGCTGCCGTCCTCCCGGGAAACATGATCCGGCCGGGTAAAATTGCCATCCCCTTCCTCGGTTCGGGGATATTTGAGAAAAGGCTCAATGACCATCCGGTCGATGCGGTTGACCCGGGATGTCAGAAGCCCGGGCATCCCGACTTTCATCCACCGCTGGCCGTCCCGGGGCCTGTGGGTGTAGGTGGAAAATATCCGGTCCCATACCGATAGAAAAAATCCGTAATTACTGTTCCGTTCATCGGCATGAAGGGAATGATGGGTGCGGTGCATCTGGGGAGTAATAATCACTTTTCTCAACTGCTTTTCAAACCCCGGCGATATTCGGAAATTCCCGTGGCTGAACATGGAGGCTGCGTTGAGTATCACCTCAAAGAGAAACACTCCAAACGCCGGGATTCCCAGGGCAATTACCAGAAACGATTTATACAGAGCGCTGAGCAGAATCTCCACCGGATGCATGCGAAAACCTGTGGTGAAGTCAATATGGGTATCGCTGTGATGCATTCTATGAAACGGTCTGAGAAATTTGACCCGATGAAACAGGACATGCTGAAGATAGATCCAGGCGTCCAGAATCAGAACCGAGATAACCACCTTCACCCAGAACGGCATGAAACCAAGAGACACAAACCCCCATGACCGGCCTTCAATGAAAAGTGCCGCACTGTATGGAAGCAGAGGTCCAATGAGTCTGAGCAGCAGATTGCCCATAAGAATAATCAGCAAATTCCCCGGCCAGCGCTGCTTTCTGCCGTCAACAGCTTCCCGGTCCGGGAGGGCCAGCTCCAGAAGAGCCAGGGCTGCAAACATACTTGTAAATACAACAAATCTCAGTAATACTTGACCATCCATCTGTGCAATATAATATTAAGCAGCGGCCGCACCAAGCAGAAGGTATATGAATACAGAAAAAAACGTGTATATACAACTGAATAACCTGAGAAAGTCATACGCTTCTGCGGACGTGATCAGGGGATTGAACCTGGGTATTTTTCAGGGGGAGTTCATTTCGGTGGTTGGGCCTTCCGGTGTGGGCAAAACCACCCTCCTGCGTATTCTGGCAGGCCTG
It includes:
- a CDS encoding acyl-CoA dehydrogenase family protein, producing the protein MSKASSTSSKSEKTDTTSAPAGETHRVFNQPGPLDPYNAYRADTPLQEWVQRFSARWFEGELHDYGARVGGDLVQAGFHANSNPPVFHSHDRFGHRIDEVRYHDSYHELMKTAIEAMHPALPWAKPQPGSHVARAALAYLHTQADPGSGCPLTMTFASVPALKHQPDIASLWLPKITAPHYNPDNIPYFEKSGVTIGMAMTEKQGGSDVQANTTTARPLGGEGGGKEYAVTGHKWFCSAPMCDAFMVLAHTPASRESGSAGSGRGTLSCFLMPRWKPDGSKNSMFFQRIKNKMGNVSNASGEVEFRDAFAWMIGEPGRGVPTIIQMVSMTRFDCMIGSAAIMRQALSQAFHHTAGRNAFGRNLHQQPLMRNVLADLAVESEAALAVTMRCAHSLDLQQSGEMSPREKKYARLATALGKYWICKRSAGFTAECMESIGGVGVVEDNMLPRLYRESPVNAIWEGSGNIQCLDVLRAIDRDPEVLAVFLGELKHPIGYSAGFDSFLRELEEEFSTAANTKRETLELKARYLTEKLVLAWQASTLIQYGDPHVAEAFVESRIHRTPMQQYGTLPGHIELQPILDRVLNRDQP
- a CDS encoding SRPBCC family protein — its product is MQLSVSVRIQAQAEKVWEIISHIEKKHEVISAVEGIEVLEQGSQDGVGLKWKETRKFNGKTAEEVMWITDAKKPLYINTRAESNGTVYVSRWTIHAHKEHSDLGIEFTATPVNFMSKLMSALLGGKIRKDTSAAFRKDLQDVKAAAENA
- a CDS encoding secondary thiamine-phosphate synthase enzyme YjbQ, producing MILRQEEIQLAPHPRGCHLVTRDILQRLEWMSEFSQGLLHLHIAHTSASLVINENADPEVRVDLESILNHLVPGDLPFLTHTYEGADDMPAHAKAALLGSSVEIPLNGGRPLLGTWQGIYLCEHRNRGGRRKIIATAWGEPRVR
- a CDS encoding sterol desaturase family protein → MFAALALLELALPDREAVDGRKQRWPGNLLIILMGNLLLRLIGPLLPYSAALFIEGRSWGFVSLGFMPFWVKVVISVLILDAWIYLQHVLFHRVKFLRPFHRMHHSDTHIDFTTGFRMHPVEILLSALYKSFLVIALGIPAFGVFLFEVILNAASMFSHGNFRISPGFEKQLRKVIITPQMHRTHHSLHADERNSNYGFFLSVWDRIFSTYTHRPRDGQRWMKVGMPGLLTSRVNRIDRMVIEPFLKYPRTEEGDGNFTRPDHVSREDGSNV
- a CDS encoding mercuric reductase, whose translation is MKNYDVIIIGTGQATGTILPGLLEEGLSIATIESDRVGGSCVNWGCTPTKTLIASSRAAHMISRGEEFGISPGERTTNFSRVMERVNGIRMPATSGFQEWLEESTDFYPGEARFIDPHTVGVNGEQISGSEILIHTGTRARIPDIPGLKDVHWVDNKGILDLKTLPRHLLVLGGSYIGVEFAQAFRRLGSRVTIVQHGERLVPKEDPDISGELQSVLESEGIRILTGTEALSAAPAQDHGLELKVRSPSGQTEVLSADTLLIAVGRLPNSDSLNLKAAGVSSDDRGYISVDDSCRTSVPHIFALGDVNGRGAFTHTSVHDGQVYLSRRAGGDKRIGDRTLIYALYSDPPVARVGLNESMARARGISYRVAGMPMKNIARAKERDETSGKITILVDPGDNSILGATVFGVGGDEIISMLALAVQAKLPYSVLQNTVFPHPTVAELIPFMFDSLSEVISP
- a CDS encoding CDP-alcohol phosphatidyltransferase family protein, producing the protein MFDRELREVKDRILSLGTAPFRHVHPISITIFSLAAGLAALYFLVAGHPVSALAFWAANRILDGLDGLVARRYGKQSDAGGFIDIIADFLIYSGIPIALALQLDTPEGFLAAAVLLGSFYLNAAVWMSGSALLEKLRNRDQNRGSTSMIMPRGLIEGFETIVFFTLMMLFPGSFQLLAYLMAALTIIGAFISFVRTLNMLQK
- a CDS encoding PilZ domain-containing protein, which codes for MENRRKHTRSNISWPIFQREGENREQIGELLNISLNGLMMNINREADPRLNGHFDLFVCKPHLSESLLEIRGETVWSETSKDGRVWGLSLAEVDEASRKVLGKFIRDDEDLVVELELKR
- a CDS encoding SDR family NAD(P)-dependent oxidoreductase gives rise to the protein MMETVRNSLALVAGGTGYVGEGIVKSLLDRGARVVVPFRNAEKADRLRAAVSPPLLDGLDLQHTVITDQDSMEHLMSYIIETYGRLDIAVASLGGWYYGYSLHRMPMEDWQALLTNNLNSHFMFMKPVMEYFYKVNGGEYVMINGSASEKPVPESGVISVLAGAQKMMGQVLREEAHGTGIQVSTLIPTQPVKTRERMVDNMESWFSAEELGQFICDIVEGSRPRQDSGVYYL
- a CDS encoding alpha/beta hydrolase family protein, whose product is MKSQNVKKLSVKKIVMTAVIAAASLIAVGVLFLWGVAMPVRNLPEPSGAYPVGTIAYDLVDESRMEAYSADRQHRKIRVQLWYPAEQPDGRPKPEDWMIDGPRHTRAIVNTHGFPPFIWDHTRFMKSNSFSGLTPAEDAGPMPVILISHGWEGYRGLHADIAEELASRGFLVAATEHSYGSAGVLFEDGRIVRSSDDVLPDRNQRDSFILEANRLVKTFSRDNAFLLDQLTLVNSGMPHAGPQRLSMFRNRMDIERTGLIGHSTGGGAMVHFALSDPRPDALMAYDAWVEPVASGALERDGYSADEGFALTRTKLDIPALFYRSEDWNGGINDGYLVPFVQAQDGTEVGLQEIAGTTHQQFTALYMYAPVVRWLGMLGEVDPFDFARRLRMETGAFFSDQLLSAAEEQGE
- a CDS encoding DUF5684 domain-containing protein, translated to MDPYSSELGAQFGIAGFILMLAVAVFYIVAGWKIFTKAGKPGWAVIIPIYNIVVMLEIVQRPIWWIILFFIPVVNIVISIMLMVDLAKVFGKGTGFALGLIFLGFIFYPVLAFGSATYEGR